A genomic region of Chthonomonadales bacterium contains the following coding sequences:
- a CDS encoding NYN domain-containing protein yields the protein MYYAQKKLGWYIDYRKALDFVRRETGARVSEAYYYTGADTQPRGREGAFHEYLIHSGYTVRTRTIKQIVDDATGEIVEKANLDIELVIDMFNTVNLYDACLLMSGDGDFERALEALRARGKRVAVVAHPEMTARELRNAAGVNYMDLRDLEPFVARTDRLPDYSEEAPGVAVVRG from the coding sequence ATGTACTATGCCCAGAAGAAGCTGGGATGGTATATCGACTACCGGAAGGCGCTGGACTTCGTCCGACGCGAGACCGGCGCCCGGGTGAGCGAGGCCTACTACTACACCGGGGCGGACACGCAGCCGCGAGGGCGCGAGGGCGCGTTCCACGAGTACCTGATCCACTCCGGATACACCGTGCGGACCCGGACGATCAAGCAGATCGTCGACGATGCGACGGGCGAGATCGTCGAGAAGGCGAACCTCGACATCGAGCTCGTCATCGACATGTTCAACACGGTGAACCTGTACGACGCCTGCCTGCTGATGAGCGGCGACGGGGACTTCGAGCGCGCCCTGGAGGCCCTGCGTGCGCGCGGCAAGCGAGTCGCGGTGGTGGCCCATCCGGAGATGACGGCCCGCGAGTTGCGTAACGCGGCCGGCGTCAACTACATGGACCTGCGGGACCTGGAGCCGTTTGTCGCGCGTACCGACCGGCTGCCGGACTACAGCGAGGAAGCGCCCGGCGTGGCGGTCGTGCGCGGATAG
- a CDS encoding P-II family nitrogen regulator has protein sequence MKKVECVIRPMKIDAVKESLSRVGIAGMTVSDVRGYGRQRGRTEKYRGNTYIVNLLPKVKLEFVVPDDRVDDVVDVVLEAARTGEIGDGKVFVSAVEEAIRIRTGERGESAL, from the coding sequence ATGAAGAAGGTTGAGTGCGTCATCCGGCCGATGAAGATTGACGCGGTGAAGGAGTCGCTCTCCCGCGTCGGCATCGCCGGTATGACGGTGTCGGACGTGCGCGGCTACGGAAGGCAGCGCGGTCGCACGGAGAAGTACCGTGGCAATACCTACATCGTGAACCTGCTGCCGAAGGTGAAGCTGGAGTTCGTGGTGCCGGACGACCGAGTGGACGATGTGGTCGACGTGGTGCTTGAGGCCGCCAGAACGGGCGAGATCGGGGACGGGAAGGTGTTCGTGTCGGCCGTCGAGGAGGCGATTCGCATTCGGACCGGAGAGCGGGGCGAGTCCGCTCTCTGA
- the ilvC gene encoding ketol-acid reductoisomerase, with protein MPAKVYYDADTDPATLTARKIAVVGYGSQGHAHALNLRDSGLDVRLGLRRGKSWDAAGAEGFRVLPVAEAADEADIIMILVNDEFQAGVYEQEIRGALRPGKAIAFGHGFNIHFGQIVPPPDIDVFMVAPKGPGHLVRRIFTEGKGVPCLIAVHQDATGKAREIALAYARGIGGTRAGVLETTFREETETDLFGEQAVLCGGATALVKAGFETLVEAGYQPEIAYFECLHELKLIVDLMYEAGIAGMRYSISDTAQYGDMTRGPRLVDEGVRQRMRGLLEDIQSGSFAREWILENRANRPVFRALAARDEVHQIEEVGRRLRAMMSWVRPDVQVAARQQEQDAELAARMQNLDVRP; from the coding sequence ATGCCCGCGAAGGTCTACTACGACGCAGACACCGACCCTGCCACGCTGACCGCGCGCAAGATCGCCGTGGTCGGCTACGGCAGCCAGGGGCACGCGCACGCGCTCAACCTGCGCGATAGCGGCCTGGACGTGCGCCTGGGGCTTCGGCGCGGCAAGTCGTGGGACGCCGCGGGAGCCGAGGGGTTCCGCGTCCTGCCGGTCGCCGAGGCGGCGGACGAGGCCGACATCATCATGATCCTCGTCAACGATGAGTTCCAGGCCGGCGTGTATGAGCAGGAGATCCGCGGTGCGCTCCGGCCGGGCAAGGCCATCGCGTTCGGCCACGGCTTCAACATCCACTTCGGGCAGATCGTGCCGCCGCCCGACATCGATGTGTTCATGGTGGCGCCGAAGGGACCCGGGCATCTGGTCCGCCGCATCTTCACCGAGGGTAAGGGCGTTCCGTGTCTGATCGCCGTGCACCAGGACGCGACCGGCAAGGCGAGGGAGATCGCCCTCGCCTACGCCCGCGGCATCGGCGGGACGCGCGCGGGCGTGCTGGAGACCACCTTTCGCGAGGAGACCGAGACCGACCTCTTCGGGGAGCAGGCCGTGCTGTGCGGCGGAGCGACGGCGCTCGTGAAGGCCGGCTTCGAGACGCTCGTCGAGGCCGGCTACCAGCCGGAGATCGCCTACTTCGAGTGCCTGCACGAGTTGAAGCTGATCGTTGACTTAATGTACGAGGCTGGGATCGCCGGCATGCGCTACTCGATCTCGGACACGGCGCAGTACGGCGACATGACGCGCGGCCCGCGGTTGGTGGACGAGGGAGTGCGACAGCGCATGCGCGGTCTGCTCGAGGACATCCAGAGCGGCTCGTTCGCCCGCGAGTGGATCCTGGAGAATCGGGCCAATCGGCCCGTCTTCCGGGCGCTGGCCGCGCGCGACGAGGTCCACCAGATCGAGGAGGTCGGCCGTCGCCTGCGCGCCATGATGAGCTGGGTGCGCCCCGACGTGCAGGTCGCGGCGCGGCAGCAGGAGCAGGACGCCGAACTGGCGGCCCGCATGCAGAACCTGGACGTCCGGCCGTAG
- a CDS encoding GNAT family N-acetyltransferase, which produces MTMVPSMRPGPPTPGGESDPPAYRVREAARADLATIGRLWREMMDLHGALDSRFRVGNDAGREFERHVAACLRARSALVLVAESDGAIVGYALGELHTRRPYHPDGEYGFISEICVAEAHRRAGIGRALVRRMTNWFAASGVTAVELLQAEANPVSAAFWHAVGFTPYLRLLRRDLGGNE; this is translated from the coding sequence GTGACGATGGTCCCGTCGATGCGCCCGGGGCCGCCAACACCGGGCGGGGAGAGCGATCCACCCGCGTACCGAGTCCGCGAGGCCGCCCGGGCCGACCTCGCGACGATCGGCCGGCTCTGGCGCGAGATGATGGACCTCCACGGGGCGCTGGATTCGCGTTTCCGCGTCGGCAACGACGCTGGCCGGGAGTTCGAACGGCACGTGGCCGCCTGCCTTCGAGCGCGGTCAGCCCTCGTCTTGGTGGCGGAGTCCGACGGCGCCATCGTGGGCTACGCCCTCGGCGAGCTCCACACGCGTCGCCCATACCACCCGGACGGTGAGTACGGGTTCATCTCGGAGATCTGCGTCGCGGAAGCCCACCGGCGCGCCGGCATCGGCCGCGCGCTTGTGCGGCGAATGACGAACTGGTTCGCCGCATCCGGAGTGACGGCCGTGGAGCTGCTGCAGGCGGAGGCGAACCCGGTGTCGGCGGCCTTCTGGCATGCGGTGGGCTTCACGCCGTACCTCCGGCTGCTGCGGCGCGACCTGGGCGGGAACGAATGA
- a CDS encoding 2-isopropylmalate synthase produces MATRVTIFDTTLRDGEQSPGASLNVQEKVEIARQLERLGVDVIEAGFPISSPGDFLAVQEVCKAVRSATVCGLTRAVPKDIDVAAEALRGATHPRIHTGLGVSDNHLQHKLRMTREQALERGVAAVRRARDLVAEVEYFLEDSGRADLEYLCRVIEQVIEAGATVINIPDTTGFATPEEYGARIRRVMEGVPNIDRAVVSVHCHDDLGMAVSNSLAGVVNGARQIECTVNGIGERAGNTSLEEVVMAIKVRADYYGVETGIVTQEIYKTSRLVSNLTGILVQPNKAIIGANAFAHSSGIHQDGVLKERSTYEIIDPRDVGIPESRIVLTARSGRHALQHRLGELGYRLSDIQADKVYERFLSVADRKKLVHDEDLEAIVADETSSVHVSWEMLQVQVSCGDHSLPTATVQLRGPDGAVAVDSDHGTGPVDAIYRAVNRIVGVENDLIEFSIQAVTEGIDALAEVTIRIRRGNDIYTGRASHSDVCVASAHAYLHALNRLIERIGSTAPAQALEHV; encoded by the coding sequence ATGGCAACCCGCGTCACCATCTTCGACACGACACTGCGCGACGGCGAGCAGTCTCCGGGCGCCTCCCTGAACGTGCAGGAGAAGGTGGAAATCGCGCGCCAGCTTGAGCGGCTTGGGGTCGATGTGATCGAGGCGGGCTTCCCGATCTCCTCGCCGGGCGACTTTCTCGCCGTCCAGGAGGTCTGCAAGGCCGTTCGCAGCGCTACCGTCTGCGGCCTCACGCGCGCCGTTCCCAAGGATATCGACGTGGCCGCCGAGGCGCTGCGGGGCGCCACGCACCCGCGCATCCACACCGGCCTGGGTGTCTCGGACAACCACCTCCAGCACAAGCTACGAATGACGCGGGAGCAGGCGCTGGAGCGGGGCGTGGCCGCCGTGCGGCGAGCGCGCGACCTGGTGGCCGAGGTCGAGTACTTCCTGGAGGACTCCGGCCGCGCCGACCTGGAGTACCTTTGCCGTGTCATCGAACAGGTGATCGAGGCGGGCGCCACCGTGATCAACATCCCGGACACGACCGGCTTCGCGACCCCCGAGGAGTACGGCGCGCGCATTCGGCGGGTCATGGAGGGCGTGCCGAACATCGACCGCGCGGTTGTGTCGGTTCATTGCCACGACGACCTGGGGATGGCCGTGTCTAACTCGCTCGCCGGTGTGGTCAACGGAGCGCGGCAGATCGAGTGCACGGTGAACGGTATAGGCGAGCGCGCTGGCAACACGAGCCTGGAAGAGGTCGTAATGGCCATCAAGGTGCGCGCCGACTACTACGGGGTCGAGACCGGCATCGTGACCCAGGAGATCTACAAGACGAGCCGCCTCGTGAGCAATCTGACGGGCATCCTGGTCCAACCGAACAAGGCGATCATCGGCGCGAACGCGTTCGCTCACTCCTCCGGGATCCACCAGGACGGCGTGCTCAAGGAGCGCTCGACCTACGAGATCATCGACCCCCGCGACGTAGGTATCCCGGAGAGCCGTATCGTGCTCACCGCACGCTCGGGACGCCACGCGCTCCAGCATCGCCTGGGTGAGCTCGGCTACCGGCTCAGCGACATACAGGCCGACAAGGTCTACGAGCGGTTCCTGAGCGTTGCGGACCGCAAGAAACTGGTGCACGACGAGGACCTCGAGGCGATCGTCGCCGACGAGACGTCTAGCGTCCATGTGAGCTGGGAGATGCTGCAGGTGCAGGTGTCGTGCGGCGACCACAGCCTTCCGACCGCCACCGTCCAACTCCGCGGGCCGGACGGCGCCGTTGCCGTGGATTCAGACCACGGCACTGGCCCCGTCGACGCTATCTACCGCGCGGTGAACCGCATCGTCGGCGTGGAGAACGACCTGATCGAGTTCTCGATTCAGGCGGTGACAGAGGGCATCGACGCCCTGGCCGAGGTGACGATCCGCATCCGCCGCGGCAATGACATCTATACGGGGCGGGCGAGCCACAGCGACGTGTGCGTCGCCAGCGCGCACGCCTATCTACACGCGCTTAACCGGCTGATCGAGCGCATCGGCAGTACCGCTCCAGCGCAGGCCCTGGAGCACGTGTGA
- the ilvN gene encoding acetolactate synthase small subunit codes for MAQLQQHVITALVENHPGVLARVSGLFSRRGYNIESLTVSVTENPSISRMTLVVGGDHLVLEQITKQLHKLIEVIRVVDYTDTPAVERELALIKVNAEPRDRGEIMQIVEIFRARIIDISDKTFVLEVTGGTEKLDKIRDLLSSYGIREMVRTGVIAMARGARTA; via the coding sequence ATGGCTCAGCTTCAGCAGCACGTGATCACCGCGCTCGTGGAGAACCATCCGGGTGTACTGGCCCGCGTGTCGGGCCTCTTCTCCCGGCGCGGATACAACATCGAGTCGCTCACCGTCTCCGTGACGGAGAACCCGAGCATCTCGCGGATGACGCTCGTCGTGGGCGGCGATCACCTGGTCCTCGAGCAGATCACCAAGCAGCTTCACAAGTTGATCGAGGTGATCCGGGTTGTCGACTACACCGACACGCCGGCCGTGGAGCGGGAGCTCGCGCTGATCAAGGTCAACGCCGAGCCGCGCGACCGCGGCGAGATCATGCAGATCGTCGAGATCTTCCGCGCGCGCATCATCGACATCAGCGACAAGACCTTTGTCCTGGAGGTGACCGGCGGCACCGAGAAGCTCGACAAGATCCGCGATCTGCTCTCCAGCTACGGGATCCGCGAGATGGTGCGCACGGGCGTGATCGCCATGGCGCGCGGCGCCCGTACGGCGTAG
- a CDS encoding serine acetyltransferase, with protein MEPAPTCVLDAQPPRRTLWQTLTIDVQRYTGYDVRPWSPGFLARLARAMYEQPGVIAVLVYRYGQWAERRCRVPVVRQIVNAHYYYLYAWVRTRLGIELPRGANIGAGLRVDHFGGIIVNSQITAGVNLWLKPDVVIGQTDSGVPTFGDNVEIGVGAKVIGGIHVGSHAIVGAQALVCKDVPERAVVGGVPARVIRIRRVDARGEECHEEG; from the coding sequence ATGGAGCCTGCGCCGACATGTGTGCTCGACGCGCAGCCGCCGCGGCGCACGCTCTGGCAGACTCTGACGATCGACGTGCAGCGCTATACGGGCTACGACGTGCGGCCCTGGTCGCCAGGATTCCTGGCGCGGCTGGCCCGGGCGATGTATGAGCAGCCCGGGGTCATCGCGGTGCTCGTCTATCGCTACGGCCAGTGGGCCGAGCGGCGCTGCCGCGTGCCCGTGGTGCGCCAGATCGTCAACGCGCACTACTACTATCTGTACGCGTGGGTCCGTACCCGACTGGGGATCGAGTTGCCGCGCGGCGCCAACATCGGGGCCGGCCTCCGCGTCGACCACTTCGGGGGTATCATCGTTAACAGCCAGATAACGGCCGGCGTGAACCTCTGGCTGAAGCCGGACGTGGTGATCGGGCAGACCGACTCCGGCGTCCCAACCTTCGGGGACAACGTCGAGATCGGCGTCGGAGCGAAGGTGATCGGGGGGATTCACGTCGGCAGCCACGCTATCGTGGGGGCTCAGGCGCTTGTCTGCAAAGACGTGCCCGAGCGGGCGGTCGTCGGTGGCGTGCCAGCGCGCGTGATCCGGATTCGGCGGGTCGATGCCCGGGGCGAAGAGTGCCATGAAGAAGGTTGA
- the leuC gene encoding 3-isopropylmalate dehydratase large subunit yields the protein MHPRTLFEKIWDSHVVSEEPAQPAVLYIDLHLVHEVTSAQAFDGLRMAGRSVRRPELTVATMDHNVPTTDRSLPVADAISRRQMEVLASNCEEFGVTLYDLHSPRQGVVHIIGPELGLTQPGMTIVCGDSHTATHGAFGALAFGIGTSEVEHVLATQCLQQARPRTLEIRVEGALPLGVTAKDVILGIIGRIGTDGATGHVVEYTGSAMRGLSMEGRMTVCNMSIEAGARAGMIAPDDTTFAYLRGRPAAPSGEEWDLAVQAWRSLPGDEDAAFDRTLAFDAGEMEPYVTWGTNPGQVVPVSGRIPSPDSFAAAADRGAAERSLEYMGLRPGTPIEEIAIDRVFIGSCTNGRIEDLRAAAGVAAGRRVASSVRAMVVPGSGGVKRQAEAEGLDAVFRGAGFEWREAGCSMCLGMNPDTLLPGERCASTSNRNFEGRQGKGGRTHLVSPEMAAAAAIAGRFVDLRTWRS from the coding sequence ATGCATCCGCGAACGCTGTTTGAGAAGATCTGGGACTCGCACGTCGTTTCCGAGGAGCCGGCCCAGCCCGCCGTGCTCTACATCGACCTGCATCTGGTGCATGAGGTGACGTCCGCCCAGGCGTTTGACGGTCTGCGCATGGCCGGCCGGAGCGTTCGGCGCCCCGAGCTTACGGTGGCCACGATGGACCACAACGTGCCGACGACCGATCGGAGCCTTCCCGTGGCGGATGCCATCAGCCGCAGGCAGATGGAGGTCCTCGCGAGCAACTGCGAGGAGTTCGGAGTCACGCTTTACGACCTCCACAGCCCACGGCAGGGCGTCGTCCACATCATCGGCCCGGAGCTCGGGCTGACGCAGCCCGGCATGACCATCGTCTGCGGCGACAGCCACACCGCCACGCACGGCGCGTTCGGCGCGCTGGCTTTCGGCATCGGCACGTCGGAGGTCGAGCACGTCCTCGCCACGCAGTGCCTCCAGCAGGCCCGGCCGCGCACCCTCGAGATCCGTGTGGAGGGCGCGCTCCCCCTGGGGGTGACCGCCAAGGACGTGATCCTCGGCATCATCGGGCGGATCGGCACGGACGGCGCGACGGGCCATGTCGTGGAGTACACGGGGTCGGCCATGCGGGGCCTTTCGATGGAAGGGCGCATGACCGTGTGCAATATGTCCATCGAGGCGGGAGCCCGCGCCGGCATGATCGCGCCCGACGACACCACCTTTGCCTACCTGCGCGGCCGCCCTGCCGCGCCGTCCGGCGAGGAGTGGGACCTCGCCGTGCAGGCCTGGCGCTCTCTTCCGGGCGACGAGGACGCCGCTTTCGACCGCACCCTGGCTTTCGACGCGGGCGAAATGGAGCCCTACGTGACCTGGGGCACGAACCCCGGCCAGGTGGTCCCCGTCAGTGGCCGCATACCGTCTCCAGACTCGTTCGCGGCAGCGGCTGACCGCGGAGCGGCGGAGCGGTCGCTCGAGTACATGGGCTTGCGGCCCGGCACGCCAATCGAGGAGATCGCGATCGACCGCGTTTTCATCGGTTCGTGCACCAACGGGCGCATCGAGGATCTGCGCGCGGCGGCCGGCGTAGCGGCGGGCCGCCGCGTCGCCTCCAGCGTGCGCGCGATGGTGGTGCCGGGCTCCGGCGGCGTGAAGCGGCAGGCCGAGGCCGAGGGGCTCGACGCGGTGTTTCGCGGCGCGGGCTTCGAGTGGCGAGAGGCGGGATGCTCGATGTGTCTGGGCATGAACCCGGACACCCTGCTGCCCGGCGAGCGGTGCGCGTCGACCTCGAACCGCAACTTCGAGGGGCGGCAGGGGAAGGGCGGCCGTACGCACCTGGTGAGCCCGGAAATGGCCGCCGCGGCGGCCATCGCGGGCCGCTTTGTCGATCTACGAACCTGGCGGAGCTGA
- a CDS encoding response regulator, whose amino-acid sequence MAKKILVVDDEVHIPRLVRASLQRHGYEVETATDGLEALQKVEADRPDLIVLDVAMPNMDGFEVLRRLKANTLTCSIRVVMLTARDQERDVARGWQTGADAYLIKPFNPADLVAIVKSTLGDAGPGDEPPRAWPHTPTRGSGL is encoded by the coding sequence ATGGCCAAGAAGATCCTGGTCGTAGACGACGAGGTGCACATCCCGCGCCTCGTGCGAGCCAGCCTGCAGCGCCACGGGTACGAGGTGGAGACGGCCACCGATGGTCTGGAAGCGCTCCAGAAGGTCGAGGCCGATCGGCCGGACCTGATCGTGCTCGACGTGGCGATGCCGAACATGGACGGATTCGAGGTCCTGCGCCGCCTCAAGGCCAACACGCTCACCTGCAGCATCCGCGTGGTCATGCTGACCGCGCGCGACCAGGAGCGCGACGTGGCCCGCGGGTGGCAGACCGGCGCCGACGCCTACCTGATCAAGCCGTTCAATCCGGCCGACCTCGTCGCCATCGTCAAGAGCACCCTGGGCGATGCCGGTCCCGGCGACGAGCCACCGCGGGCCTGGCCGCACACGCCGACCCGCGGCAGCGGCCTCTAA
- the leuD gene encoding 3-isopropylmalate dehydratase small subunit, which produces MQPFIAHSGVVAPLDRANVDTDQIIPKQFLKRVERTGFGEFLFNDWRYLDGGAPDPGFVLNDPRYAGASILVAGKNFGSGSSREHAPWALADFGFRALIAPSFADIFYNNCFKNGLLPVVLPECVVEGILSTAARQPGYRLTVDLAAQRIADDAGFSIGFEVDPFRRHCLLNGLDDIGLTLAHADAIAAYESRRPVWMPRSTP; this is translated from the coding sequence ATGCAGCCCTTTATCGCGCACTCGGGGGTCGTGGCCCCACTGGATCGCGCCAACGTGGACACCGACCAGATCATCCCCAAGCAGTTTCTGAAGCGCGTCGAGCGCACCGGCTTCGGCGAGTTCCTGTTCAATGACTGGCGATACCTGGACGGCGGGGCGCCGGATCCGGGCTTCGTGCTGAACGACCCGCGCTACGCGGGCGCCAGCATCCTGGTCGCCGGCAAGAACTTTGGCAGCGGCTCATCGCGTGAGCACGCGCCCTGGGCGCTGGCGGACTTCGGCTTCCGCGCGCTGATCGCCCCCTCGTTCGCGGACATCTTCTACAACAACTGCTTCAAGAACGGTCTGCTCCCCGTGGTGTTGCCAGAGTGCGTGGTGGAGGGTATCCTGAGCACGGCCGCCCGCCAACCGGGCTACCGGCTTACCGTGGATCTGGCGGCGCAACGGATCGCCGATGACGCTGGCTTCTCCATCGGCTTCGAGGTCGATCCCTTTCGCCGGCACTGCCTGTTGAACGGACTGGACGACATTGGCCTGACGCTGGCACATGCGGATGCGATAGCCGCCTACGAGTCGCGGAGACCGGTCTGGATGCCGCGCTCGACACCGTAG
- the ilvB gene encoding biosynthetic-type acetolactate synthase large subunit produces the protein MRMSGAQIMLECLRQEGVRHVFGYPGGAVLPIYDALYDFEGIEHILVRHEQGASHMADGYARVTGQVGVCLVTSGPGATNLVTGIATAYMDSIPIVAITGQVRTSVIGKDAFQEADITGITMPVTKHNYLIKDVADVPRTLAEAFYIARSGRPGPVLVDLPLDITLAEMEWEPALYPRNVDVPAYRPTTRGHEMQIRKAARAIAEASRPVLYVGGGAVASGAQPEVTELAERTNTLVTTTLLGKGAIDETHRLSIGMLGMHGTAYANHAVNNCDLLIAVGARFDDRVTGKVDKFAEGAKVIHIDIDPAEISKVRVPDVPIVGDVKTVLTDLLKWVEPRPWSEWNDQIVDWRTRFPLVYPRDGKLYAEYVIEQLGEATDWNAIMTTDVGQHQMWAAQYFRCRHPRQWATSGGLGTMGYGLPAAIGAQIAFPDKRVLCLSGDGSFQMCSQELMTAAVYGLPIISAIINNRSLGMVRQWQELFYHQRYSQVNLQASPDFVKLAEAYGGVGLRVHRPEDVRPAIEEALSVRDRPIVIDCVIPTEENVYPMIPSGQTVDQMRVRENLEELKAPVHGDAEIWSFSDEDRVLTDYIETTQGTPEPGHEE, from the coding sequence ATGAGAATGTCCGGCGCACAGATCATGCTGGAGTGCTTGCGCCAGGAGGGCGTCCGGCACGTGTTCGGCTATCCAGGCGGCGCCGTTCTGCCTATCTACGATGCTCTTTACGACTTCGAGGGTATTGAGCACATCCTGGTGCGCCACGAGCAGGGCGCCTCGCACATGGCGGACGGCTACGCCCGTGTGACCGGCCAGGTCGGCGTCTGCCTCGTGACGAGTGGGCCGGGCGCCACCAACCTCGTTACCGGCATTGCCACCGCGTACATGGACTCGATCCCGATCGTCGCGATCACGGGCCAGGTGCGGACCTCGGTGATCGGCAAGGACGCGTTTCAGGAGGCCGACATCACGGGCATCACGATGCCGGTGACGAAGCACAACTACCTGATCAAGGACGTGGCCGATGTGCCGCGCACCCTTGCCGAGGCCTTCTACATCGCCCGCTCCGGCCGGCCCGGTCCGGTCCTGGTCGACCTGCCGCTCGACATCACCCTGGCCGAGATGGAGTGGGAGCCGGCGCTCTACCCGCGCAACGTCGACGTGCCGGCCTATCGGCCCACGACTCGCGGGCACGAGATGCAGATCCGCAAGGCGGCTCGCGCCATCGCGGAGGCGAGCCGGCCGGTGCTCTACGTCGGCGGCGGAGCCGTGGCCTCCGGCGCCCAGCCGGAGGTGACGGAGCTCGCGGAACGCACGAACACGCTCGTCACCACCACATTGCTCGGCAAGGGAGCCATCGACGAGACGCACCGGCTGTCGATCGGGATGCTCGGCATGCATGGCACGGCGTACGCCAACCACGCGGTGAACAACTGCGACCTGTTGATTGCGGTGGGGGCGCGCTTCGACGACCGGGTGACCGGCAAGGTCGACAAGTTCGCGGAGGGCGCCAAGGTCATCCACATCGACATCGACCCCGCGGAGATCTCCAAGGTGCGTGTGCCGGACGTGCCGATCGTCGGCGACGTGAAGACGGTGCTCACCGACCTGCTGAAGTGGGTGGAGCCCCGGCCGTGGTCCGAATGGAACGACCAGATCGTCGACTGGCGCACGCGGTTCCCACTGGTGTATCCGCGCGACGGCAAGCTCTACGCCGAGTACGTGATCGAGCAGCTCGGCGAGGCAACCGACTGGAACGCCATCATGACAACGGACGTGGGCCAGCACCAGATGTGGGCGGCGCAGTACTTTCGCTGCCGGCACCCGCGCCAATGGGCGACCTCGGGCGGCCTCGGCACGATGGGGTACGGCCTTCCGGCCGCCATCGGCGCGCAGATCGCCTTCCCGGATAAGCGCGTGCTCTGCCTGAGCGGCGACGGCTCCTTTCAGATGTGCTCCCAGGAACTGATGACTGCGGCGGTCTACGGCCTTCCGATCATATCCGCGATCATCAACAACCGTTCGCTCGGCATGGTGCGCCAGTGGCAGGAGCTGTTCTACCATCAGCGTTACAGCCAGGTGAACCTGCAGGCTAGCCCGGACTTCGTGAAGCTTGCCGAGGCCTACGGCGGGGTCGGTCTGCGAGTTCACAGGCCCGAGGACGTGCGGCCGGCCATCGAGGAGGCTCTCAGCGTTCGCGATCGGCCGATCGTCATCGACTGCGTCATCCCGACGGAGGAGAACGTCTACCCTATGATCCCGTCCGGTCAGACCGTGGACCAGATGAGGGTACGCGAGAACCTGGAGGAGCTGAAGGCGCCCGTGCATGGCGACGCGGAGATCTGGTCGTTCTCCGACGAGGACCGCGTGCTCACCGACTACATCGAGACCACGCAGGGCACGCCCGAACCGGGGCACGAGGAGTAG
- the leuB gene encoding 3-isopropylmalate dehydrogenase → MSYVIAVLAGDGIGPEIVEQGRRVLEAVAARHGIDLRFEPALVGGAAYDVCGHPLPPETASLCDRADAVLFGAVGGPRWDAVHPVALRPEIGSLLALRKRLGLFANLRPARLFAPLADASALKPSIVGAGLDVLVVRELTGGIYFGEPKGRSDGGSRAVDTCVYTAAEVERIGRVAFQAARARSRRLCSVDKANVLETSRLWRETMQRLAEDYPDVALSHMLVDNCAMQLVRDPGQFDVIVTENLFGDVLSDEAAMITGSLGMLPSASLGAGRRGLFEPVHGSAPDIAGQDRANPIATILSAAMLLRHSLGCEVAAQNVERAVEHVLADGARTSDIARPGETGIGTAAMGDAIVAAL, encoded by the coding sequence ATGAGCTACGTGATCGCGGTACTGGCCGGCGACGGGATCGGGCCGGAGATCGTGGAGCAGGGAAGGCGCGTGCTCGAGGCCGTCGCCGCGCGCCACGGCATCGACCTGCGCTTTGAGCCGGCCCTCGTTGGCGGCGCGGCATACGACGTCTGTGGGCACCCGCTGCCGCCCGAGACGGCCTCCCTCTGCGACCGCGCGGACGCGGTTCTGTTCGGGGCGGTCGGCGGGCCACGGTGGGACGCGGTGCATCCCGTCGCGCTCCGGCCCGAGATCGGCAGCCTCCTGGCGCTGCGCAAGCGGCTGGGGCTGTTCGCCAACCTGCGACCCGCGCGGCTCTTCGCCCCACTCGCGGACGCGTCGGCGCTCAAGCCCTCGATCGTTGGCGCTGGCCTGGACGTGCTCGTGGTGCGCGAGTTGACCGGCGGAATCTACTTCGGCGAGCCGAAGGGACGGAGCGATGGCGGGTCCCGCGCCGTCGACACCTGCGTCTACACGGCAGCCGAGGTCGAGCGGATCGGCCGCGTGGCTTTCCAGGCGGCTCGTGCGCGGTCCCGCCGACTGTGCTCGGTTGACAAGGCCAACGTGCTCGAGACTTCCCGGCTCTGGCGCGAGACGATGCAGCGTCTGGCAGAGGACTACCCCGACGTCGCCTTGAGCCACATGCTGGTCGACAACTGCGCCATGCAGCTCGTGCGCGATCCGGGGCAGTTCGACGTGATCGTGACCGAGAACCTGTTCGGCGACGTCCTGAGCGATGAGGCCGCCATGATCACGGGTAGCCTGGGCATGCTCCCCTCGGCTAGCCTGGGAGCCGGCCGCCGCGGGCTCTTCGAGCCGGTCCACGGCTCGGCTCCCGACATCGCCGGGCAGGACCGCGCCAACCCGATCGCCACGATCCTCTCGGCTGCCATGCTGCTGCGCCACTCCCTGGGCTGCGAGGTCGCGGCTCAGAATGTGGAGCGCGCCGTGGAGCACGTGCTGGCGGACGGCGCACGCACCTCCGACATCGCGCGGCCGGGGGAGACCGGCATCGGGACTGCGGCGATGGGCGACGCGATCGTAGCGGCTCTGTGA